One genomic region from SAR92 clade bacterium H455 encodes:
- the hemE gene encoding uroporphyrinogen decarboxylase, with protein MSELKNDRFLKALMRQPVDRTPVWMMRQAGRYLPEYRAVRAQAGDFMSLCKNTELACEVTLQPLERYEMDAAILFSDILTIPDAMGLGLYFETGEGPKFRKPVRTEADIEALEVIDTASDLSYVTDAVTMIRRELNGRVPLIGFSGSPWTLATYMIEGQSSRDFARAKTMLYTQPELMHQLLEKLSLSVIDYLNAQIRAGAQVVQIFDTWGGALSHAAYAEFSLAYMQKIVDGLISHHDGRDVPVILFTKGGGLWLEKMAGTGCHALGLDWSTDIAAAKGRVGDRVALQGNMDPAVLRADPAVIESQVEAILKGFGPGPGHIFNLGHGITPDINPDHVKVFIDAVHKFSAKY; from the coding sequence ATGTCTGAACTAAAGAATGATCGCTTTCTCAAGGCGCTGATGCGCCAGCCTGTTGACCGCACTCCTGTATGGATGATGCGACAAGCAGGCCGTTATCTGCCTGAGTACCGAGCAGTGAGAGCTCAGGCCGGCGACTTTATGAGCTTGTGCAAGAACACTGAACTTGCCTGTGAAGTGACGCTGCAGCCTCTAGAGCGCTATGAAATGGACGCGGCAATTCTATTTTCAGATATTTTAACCATTCCCGATGCCATGGGATTGGGCCTCTATTTTGAAACTGGAGAGGGCCCCAAGTTTCGCAAGCCGGTCAGAACTGAGGCGGATATCGAAGCTCTTGAAGTGATCGACACCGCCAGCGATCTCTCCTATGTCACCGACGCAGTGACCATGATTCGCCGTGAGCTCAATGGTCGTGTGCCGCTAATCGGCTTTTCCGGCAGTCCCTGGACATTGGCTACCTATATGATTGAAGGTCAGAGCAGTCGCGACTTTGCTCGCGCCAAAACCATGCTCTATACCCAGCCTGAATTAATGCACCAACTACTGGAAAAATTATCCCTGTCGGTGATTGATTATCTCAATGCTCAGATTCGAGCTGGCGCTCAGGTAGTGCAGATATTTGACACCTGGGGTGGCGCACTGAGCCACGCTGCTTACGCAGAATTTTCCCTCGCCTATATGCAAAAAATTGTCGATGGATTAATCAGCCATCACGATGGTCGCGATGTCCCGGTGATTCTATTCACCAAGGGCGGTGGTCTGTGGCTTGAAAAGATGGCCGGTACAGGCTGTCACGCTCTGGGTCTCGACTGGAGCACTGATATCGCCGCGGCCAAGGGCCGAGTTGGCGATCGAGTTGCCCTGCAGGGCAATATGGATCCGGCCGTTTTAAGAGCCGATCCCGCAGTGATCGAATCTCAGGTTGAAGCTATCCTCAAAGGGTTTGGCCCCGGTCCCGGGCATATCTTTAATCTGGGCCATGGTATTACGCCGGATATTAATCCGGACCATGTGAAAGTGTTTATTGATGCCGTTCACAAGTTTTCCGCAAAGTACTGA
- the aroK gene encoding shikimate kinase AroK, with protein sequence MKSQHIFLVGPMGAGKTTIGKHLAGLLGLSFIDVDSEIEARAGADIQWIFDMEGEAGFRERESKVLVDLVADKQPKVIATGGGIVLSGDNRGILQASGLVVYLSATFEQLVERTKRDKTRPLLQVDDREAVIKQLIETRSPLYNQVADLVFPSGSTQPLKLAKKLAEAVSSL encoded by the coding sequence ATGAAATCACAACATATTTTTCTCGTTGGCCCCATGGGTGCTGGCAAAACCACTATAGGCAAGCACCTGGCAGGATTGCTGGGGCTGTCCTTTATCGATGTGGATTCAGAAATTGAGGCCCGCGCTGGCGCCGATATTCAATGGATCTTTGATATGGAAGGTGAGGCCGGTTTTCGTGAGCGCGAGAGCAAGGTGTTGGTTGATCTGGTGGCCGATAAGCAGCCAAAAGTTATAGCCACCGGGGGTGGAATAGTCCTTAGCGGCGACAATCGTGGAATCCTTCAGGCCAGTGGTCTGGTAGTCTACCTATCTGCCACATTCGAACAGTTAGTTGAACGCACCAAGCGTGACAAAACCCGGCCATTACTCCAGGTTGATGATCGTGAAGCGGTGATCAAGCAACTTATAGAAACCCGCAGCCCGCTTTACAATCAAGTCGCTGACCTAGTCTTCCCCTCAGGGTCGACACAGCCCCTCAAGTTGGCAAAGAAACTGGCTGAAGCTGTTTCTTCCCTATGA
- a CDS encoding DUF3391 domain-containing protein, with the protein MSLQQLKVFIHELEVGMFVSALDKPWAETPFPIQGFLIKSAADASRVKAYCDYIYIDISKGISPLDLKSPAAGSRQFNNDLRNKAQDINPIVRGLMDNRQLAAPRSFVIKPDIYRKTVELSKEMPAARRVMNNLVGCLSVATRQITKGGQFNLQQLQQSVDDMVDSVVRCPDAFTWLLQLRAKDRHTHDHSIRSALWATQFARHIGLELDQLKDLCLAALLKDIGKSGMDRSLLRKSDRNEKEEAEYRGFVSASLEKLRQSDFDNRRVMNIIKFHCERFDGSGFPKGCSGQRIPFLAAIVGIASEFDRLCNPREVSAVLTPSKATGRLYELRGHAFAEDLVVEFIQSVGLYPAGTVVELTTGDQGMVIEQNPKSRLSPRLAVFDSVDGKANPENYIFVDLKNQDKARTQLQQFGTRRAYDVAKLAIVKDIDSESLGVDEKMLNLLITKPFSFSANGGLLAQNQRQSGPNNGFFAALKQRLLG; encoded by the coding sequence ATGTCATTACAGCAACTTAAAGTCTTTATTCATGAACTTGAAGTGGGAATGTTTGTTTCCGCACTCGACAAACCATGGGCGGAGACGCCATTCCCGATACAGGGTTTTTTGATTAAAAGTGCCGCTGATGCGTCCCGCGTCAAAGCCTATTGTGACTACATCTATATAGATATCTCCAAAGGTATCTCACCACTGGATTTGAAAAGTCCAGCTGCCGGTAGCCGACAGTTCAACAATGACCTTCGCAACAAAGCTCAAGATATCAATCCGATTGTTCGCGGTTTAATGGACAATCGCCAGCTTGCCGCACCGCGCAGCTTTGTGATCAAACCAGATATCTATCGAAAAACTGTCGAGCTCTCAAAAGAGATGCCCGCCGCCCGAAGAGTGATGAACAATTTGGTCGGTTGCCTCAGTGTTGCCACTCGTCAAATCACCAAAGGTGGACAGTTTAATCTCCAACAATTACAGCAATCAGTGGATGATATGGTGGATAGCGTTGTCCGCTGTCCCGATGCCTTCACCTGGTTATTGCAACTGCGCGCTAAGGATCGACATACCCACGACCACAGTATCCGTTCCGCTCTTTGGGCGACTCAGTTTGCGCGCCATATTGGTCTTGAGTTAGATCAGCTAAAAGACCTCTGTCTCGCCGCATTGTTAAAAGACATTGGCAAGTCTGGCATGGATCGAAGCCTATTGCGCAAGTCAGATCGCAACGAAAAAGAAGAGGCAGAATACCGCGGTTTTGTCAGTGCCAGTTTAGAAAAGCTAAGGCAGTCTGATTTTGATAACCGGCGAGTAATGAATATTATTAAGTTCCACTGTGAGCGTTTCGATGGCAGTGGATTTCCCAAAGGATGCAGCGGTCAGCGCATTCCGTTCTTGGCCGCGATTGTCGGCATAGCCTCTGAGTTTGATCGTCTCTGTAATCCCCGTGAAGTATCGGCGGTGCTAACACCTTCTAAAGCTACCGGTAGGCTCTATGAGCTGCGAGGCCATGCCTTTGCTGAGGATTTGGTAGTTGAATTTATTCAGTCAGTGGGGCTCTATCCCGCTGGAACCGTGGTGGAATTAACCACTGGTGATCAGGGTATGGTGATTGAACAGAACCCTAAGTCGAGATTGTCACCGAGGCTCGCAGTATTCGACTCGGTTGATGGCAAGGCTAATCCCGAGAACTATATTTTTGTCGATCTTAAAAATCAAGATAAGGCTCGCACTCAGCTACAACAATTTGGCACACGGCGAGCCTACGATGTGGCCAAATTAGCGATAGTTAAAGATATCGACTCGGAGAGCCTGGGTGTCGATGAAAAGATGCTCAATTTGCTGATCACCAAGCCCTTTTCATTCTCCGCAAATGGCGGACTATTGGCACAAAACCAGCGTCAGTCAGGCCCGAATAATGGTTTTTTCGCCGCCTTAAAACAGCGTCTGCTCGGTTAA
- a CDS encoding FAD-dependent oxidoreductase, with the protein MTQRLDNQFQFLDLKRVDPPKRDMKRRVGEFVEIYDPFNAEGAADQSHRCLSCGNPYCEWKCPVHNYIPNWLQLVAEGNLIEAAELSHQTNSLPEVCGRVCPQDRLCEGACTLNDGFGAVTIGSVEKYITDTAFAMGWRPDMSNVVWTDKKVAVIGAGPAGIGCADILIRNGVKPVVFDRYPEIGGLLTFGIPEFKLEKSVIRTRREILEGMGVEFRLNIEIGKDIMVEELLSEYDAVFMGMGTYTTMKGGFPGEDLENVHEALSFLVSNVNRNLGFEKSKDDFIGLKGKRVVVLGGGDTAMDCNRTSIRQGATSVTCAYRRDEENMPGSRKEVQNAREEGVVFKFNMQPVELMADAEGRVEGVKVVSTSLGAPDQNGRRRPEVIAGSEEILPADAVLVAFGFKPSPPAWLTGIEVNTSDWGAVMAAEEQTFPFQTTNPKIFAGGDMVRGSDLVVTAVWEGREAAKGILDYLDV; encoded by the coding sequence ATGACCCAAAGACTAGATAACCAATTTCAGTTTCTTGACCTTAAACGTGTCGATCCGCCAAAGCGTGATATGAAGCGTCGTGTCGGTGAGTTTGTTGAAATTTATGACCCTTTCAATGCCGAGGGTGCTGCCGATCAGTCCCACCGCTGCCTGTCCTGTGGCAACCCTTATTGCGAGTGGAAGTGCCCGGTTCACAACTATATTCCCAACTGGTTACAGTTGGTTGCAGAGGGCAATCTGATCGAAGCTGCAGAGCTCAGTCATCAGACTAACTCACTGCCGGAAGTCTGTGGTCGCGTATGTCCACAGGACCGTCTCTGTGAAGGTGCCTGTACATTAAATGACGGTTTTGGTGCCGTGACTATCGGCTCAGTAGAAAAGTATATTACCGATACCGCTTTTGCCATGGGCTGGCGTCCGGATATGTCGAACGTGGTTTGGACCGATAAAAAAGTCGCCGTGATTGGTGCTGGACCTGCAGGTATTGGCTGCGCCGATATTCTGATCCGCAATGGCGTTAAGCCAGTGGTCTTTGACCGTTACCCAGAAATTGGCGGTCTGCTAACCTTTGGCATCCCTGAATTTAAACTGGAGAAGTCAGTTATCCGCACTCGCCGGGAGATTCTCGAAGGCATGGGTGTTGAGTTCCGCTTAAATATCGAAATCGGCAAAGACATCATGGTCGAAGAACTGCTCAGTGAATACGATGCCGTGTTTATGGGCATGGGCACCTACACCACTATGAAGGGCGGGTTCCCCGGTGAAGACCTCGAGAACGTTCATGAAGCGCTGTCGTTTTTGGTCTCCAACGTCAACCGTAATCTCGGCTTTGAGAAATCCAAGGACGACTTTATCGGCCTAAAGGGTAAGCGTGTAGTGGTACTCGGTGGTGGTGACACGGCGATGGATTGTAACCGCACCTCGATTCGTCAGGGCGCGACCAGTGTTACCTGTGCTTACCGTCGCGATGAAGAAAATATGCCCGGTTCGCGCAAGGAAGTGCAAAATGCTCGAGAAGAAGGCGTGGTCTTTAAATTTAATATGCAGCCAGTGGAATTGATGGCTGATGCCGAGGGCCGTGTTGAAGGGGTAAAGGTAGTCTCTACATCCCTAGGTGCTCCAGATCAAAATGGTCGTCGCCGACCTGAAGTGATTGCTGGCAGCGAAGAAATTTTACCTGCAGATGCCGTCTTGGTGGCCTTTGGCTTTAAACCAAGTCCTCCGGCCTGGCTCACTGGTATCGAAGTCAATACCTCCGATTGGGGTGCAGTAATGGCAGCTGAAGAGCAGACCTTCCCCTTCCAGACCACTAACCCAAAAATATTTGCCGGTGGTGATATGGTGCGAGGTTCTGATCTGGTGGTTACCGCCGTCTGGGAAGGCCGCGAGGCCGCCAAAGGTATTTTGGATTATCTCGACGTTTAA
- the gltB gene encoding glutamate synthase large subunit, whose protein sequence is MAQSLCRLDDFKDNCGFGLIAHIKGKTSHKLLLNAIQALTCMTHRGGVAADGKTGDGCGLLMQKPDSFLRTVLRDSQQIELPELYAVGAVMLNTDEQQRSAAKNILEQELSAQGLQILAWREVPTDNNCLGPIAIESLPAFEQIFVGPGDITDEKRFSARLFMGRRKAEKQLTEDDSFHIASLGTNVLSYKGLMMPVDLPGFYLDLADERLETAICVFHQRFSTNTMPRWPLAQPFRMLAHNGEINTIMGNRNWSVARTPKYQTDLLPDLAEAAPLVNRTGSDSSSLDNMLEMLVTGGMDLHLAVRTLVPPAWQNVEDRNPDHRALYDYLSMHQEPWDGPAGLVITDGRFAVCTLDRNGLRPSRYVITNDDVITVASEIGVYDYRSEDVVAKGRLGPGDILSIDTQEGKIFFRDEIEDQLAARHPYKKWLKEGRYAIQSSFDRDSIEIEGSLSRDQIKCYMKMFQVSFEERDQVLRPLAEGGQEATGSMGDDIPMAVLSKKQRNLFDYFRQQFAQVTNPPIDPLREAIVMSLGVELGQEESVFAENPYLGARIGLSSPVLSPRKYYALKRNEFEQFPVSKFALNYDATEENLQQAIQRVCVEVADAVRGGAVICILSDHNISPEKQPIHILLAVGAVHNYLIDQGLRTDANIIASTGYARDSHQIAALIGCGASLVYPYLSYHVLCDLIASGELLVDVDTAFKQYRKGINKGLLKILSKMGISTIASYRGALLFEAIGLSTEVIDLCFPGLVSRLEGATFDDIEVDQSALKKLAWKLRKPIEPGGLLKYVHGQEYHAYNPDVVQTLHSAVQNGDYKAYTEYARLVNTRPVSSLRDLLKLSDTCTPIDIESVEPMADIVKRFDSAGMSLGALSPEAHESLAEAMNTLGGRSNSGEGGEDPARYGTIKSSKIKQIASGRFGVTPAYLSSAEVLQIKVAQGAKPGEGGQLPGGKVNELIARLRFSVPGVTLISPPPHHDIYSIEDLAQLIFDLKQVNPSALVSVKLVSRPGVGTIAAGVAKAYADLITISGYDGGTAASPLSSIRYAGSPWELGLTETHQTLRANDLRSKVRVQTDGGLKTGLDVIKAAILGAESFGFGTGPMVALGCKYLRICHLNNCATGVATQDERLRNDHYRGTVAMATNFFKFIAMETREWLAVLGISSLEQLIGRVDLLEALPGETSKQQHLELSPLLEVRPELDGKPQTCSEPKNNPLDKGLLAEKMVEQTLPFIESQSGGTFDFTVNNCDRSIGARLSGEIAKRYGNTGMSAAPIRLNLKGVAGQSLGVWNAGGLELYLEGDANDYVGKGMAGGKIILRPPSDSSFASNETPIMGNTCLYGATGGRLHAAGTVGERFAVRNSGATAVIEGAGDHCCEYMTGGIVAVLGAAGYNFGAGMTGGFAYVLDMEREFVDRYNMELVDIQRITAEATESHRVFLKNMIREHVRETGSAWGQELISNFSDYASKFWLVKPKAATLNSLLAQAHDNPQ, encoded by the coding sequence ATGGCTCAGAGCTTATGTCGGCTTGACGATTTTAAAGATAACTGCGGTTTTGGTTTAATTGCTCATATTAAGGGTAAGACAAGCCATAAGTTGCTGCTGAACGCGATTCAGGCACTCACCTGTATGACTCACCGCGGCGGTGTTGCTGCCGACGGTAAAACCGGCGATGGCTGCGGTCTGTTGATGCAAAAGCCCGATAGCTTTCTGCGCACCGTGTTGCGAGATAGTCAACAAATAGAGCTGCCTGAGCTCTATGCGGTCGGTGCCGTTATGCTTAATACTGACGAGCAGCAGCGCAGTGCAGCGAAAAATATTCTCGAACAAGAACTTAGCGCCCAGGGCCTGCAAATTCTCGCATGGCGCGAAGTCCCCACTGATAATAACTGCTTGGGCCCGATTGCGATTGAGTCGCTTCCAGCTTTTGAGCAGATTTTTGTCGGTCCAGGTGATATCACTGATGAGAAGCGCTTTAGTGCGCGTTTATTTATGGGCCGTCGCAAGGCTGAGAAGCAGCTGACTGAAGATGACAGCTTCCATATTGCCAGCCTTGGCACCAATGTACTCAGCTATAAAGGGCTTATGATGCCTGTGGATCTGCCGGGATTCTATTTGGATTTGGCGGATGAACGTCTGGAAACTGCAATCTGTGTATTTCACCAGCGCTTTTCCACTAACACCATGCCTCGGTGGCCACTGGCGCAACCATTTAGAATGTTGGCGCACAATGGTGAGATCAACACCATTATGGGTAATCGCAACTGGTCTGTTGCACGGACACCAAAGTATCAAACTGATTTATTACCCGATCTGGCTGAAGCTGCGCCGTTGGTTAATCGCACTGGTTCAGACTCATCCAGCCTCGACAACATGCTTGAAATGCTAGTTACCGGAGGAATGGATCTGCACCTTGCTGTGCGAACTCTGGTTCCGCCAGCCTGGCAGAATGTTGAAGATCGCAATCCAGATCATCGCGCACTCTACGACTATCTTTCCATGCATCAAGAACCCTGGGATGGTCCGGCCGGTCTGGTTATTACCGATGGCCGCTTTGCCGTTTGTACCCTTGATCGCAATGGTCTGCGCCCCTCGCGCTACGTGATCACCAATGATGATGTAATTACAGTGGCATCAGAGATCGGCGTTTACGACTACCGCAGCGAAGATGTGGTGGCCAAGGGGCGTCTTGGGCCCGGAGATATTCTCTCGATTGATACTCAGGAAGGAAAAATCTTCTTCCGCGATGAAATTGAAGATCAGCTGGCTGCTCGTCATCCTTATAAAAAGTGGCTTAAAGAGGGTCGCTACGCTATCCAGTCGAGTTTTGATCGGGACAGTATCGAGATTGAAGGTTCTCTCAGCCGCGATCAAATCAAATGCTATATGAAAATGTTCCAGGTCTCCTTTGAAGAGCGAGATCAGGTGTTGCGTCCGTTGGCCGAAGGCGGTCAAGAGGCGACCGGCTCTATGGGTGACGATATTCCCATGGCAGTGTTGTCCAAGAAGCAGCGCAATTTGTTTGATTATTTCCGTCAGCAGTTTGCTCAGGTGACTAATCCGCCGATTGATCCACTGCGCGAAGCCATAGTTATGTCACTGGGTGTGGAGCTCGGACAGGAAGAGAGTGTCTTCGCTGAGAATCCCTATTTGGGTGCGCGAATTGGCCTATCTAGCCCGGTGCTTTCACCGCGCAAATACTATGCTCTTAAGCGCAATGAATTTGAGCAGTTTCCGGTCTCTAAATTTGCCCTGAACTACGATGCGACGGAAGAGAATTTGCAACAAGCGATTCAACGCGTCTGTGTTGAAGTAGCAGACGCGGTTCGCGGCGGTGCGGTTATCTGTATCCTCTCAGATCACAACATCAGCCCTGAAAAACAGCCGATCCATATCCTGCTGGCTGTGGGTGCTGTGCACAACTATCTGATCGATCAGGGTCTGCGCACTGATGCGAATATCATTGCCAGTACTGGTTATGCTCGCGACTCTCACCAAATTGCCGCCCTAATTGGCTGCGGTGCGTCCTTGGTTTATCCCTATCTCAGCTATCATGTGCTCTGTGACTTGATCGCCAGCGGCGAGTTGCTGGTGGACGTGGATACCGCATTTAAACAGTACCGCAAAGGCATCAATAAAGGCCTGTTAAAAATACTGTCGAAGATGGGTATTTCAACCATCGCCTCCTATCGCGGGGCTCTGTTATTTGAAGCTATTGGTCTCAGCACTGAAGTAATCGATCTCTGTTTCCCCGGTCTTGTAAGTCGTCTTGAAGGCGCCACTTTTGACGATATCGAGGTTGATCAGTCTGCCCTTAAAAAACTTGCTTGGAAGCTGCGCAAGCCTATCGAGCCCGGCGGCCTGCTGAAATATGTGCATGGTCAGGAGTATCACGCCTATAACCCAGATGTAGTGCAGACCCTGCACAGTGCAGTTCAGAACGGTGATTACAAAGCGTATACCGAATATGCGCGGCTGGTGAATACTCGGCCTGTTTCTTCGCTCCGTGACTTGCTCAAATTGAGCGACACCTGCACACCCATAGATATTGAATCAGTTGAGCCTATGGCAGATATCGTCAAGCGCTTTGACTCTGCAGGTATGTCCCTGGGTGCACTCTCTCCTGAGGCTCACGAGTCACTGGCAGAGGCCATGAATACTTTGGGTGGGCGCTCTAACTCTGGTGAGGGCGGCGAAGATCCTGCGCGTTATGGCACGATCAAATCATCGAAAATTAAGCAGATCGCTTCCGGACGCTTCGGTGTCACGCCAGCCTATCTATCCAGTGCCGAAGTACTGCAGATTAAAGTTGCTCAGGGCGCTAAGCCCGGCGAAGGTGGACAGCTACCTGGCGGCAAGGTCAATGAGCTAATTGCGCGACTACGCTTCTCTGTACCCGGTGTGACATTGATATCACCACCACCACATCACGATATTTATTCGATTGAAGATCTGGCCCAGCTAATTTTTGACTTAAAACAGGTCAATCCCAGTGCTCTGGTCTCTGTGAAGCTCGTGTCGCGCCCAGGTGTAGGTACTATTGCAGCTGGTGTGGCTAAGGCCTACGCTGATCTGATTACCATCTCTGGCTACGATGGCGGTACTGCCGCGAGTCCACTGAGTTCGATTCGCTATGCTGGATCGCCCTGGGAGTTAGGTCTCACCGAGACCCATCAGACTCTTCGCGCCAATGATTTGCGCAGCAAGGTTCGGGTGCAGACCGATGGTGGTCTAAAAACTGGTTTGGATGTGATTAAAGCCGCTATTTTAGGTGCTGAGAGCTTTGGCTTTGGCACCGGACCCATGGTTGCCCTGGGTTGCAAGTATCTGCGTATCTGTCACCTGAATAACTGCGCCACTGGCGTAGCCACTCAGGATGAGCGTCTGCGCAATGATCACTATCGCGGCACCGTAGCTATGGCGACTAACTTCTTCAAGTTTATTGCCATGGAAACTCGCGAGTGGCTCGCCGTGTTGGGTATTAGCTCACTGGAACAGTTGATTGGTCGCGTTGACCTATTAGAGGCCTTGCCTGGTGAAACCAGCAAGCAGCAGCATTTAGAACTTTCACCGCTGCTTGAAGTGCGCCCAGAACTAGACGGCAAGCCTCAGACCTGTTCAGAGCCGAAAAACAATCCTCTAGATAAGGGGTTACTGGCAGAAAAAATGGTTGAGCAGACACTGCCATTTATTGAGTCTCAGAGTGGTGGCACATTCGATTTTACAGTCAATAACTGTGACCGTTCCATCGGTGCTCGACTGTCCGGTGAAATAGCCAAGCGCTATGGCAACACTGGCATGTCAGCCGCGCCGATTCGATTGAACCTGAAAGGTGTTGCTGGGCAGTCCCTCGGCGTTTGGAACGCTGGCGGCCTAGAACTCTATCTTGAAGGCGATGCCAATGACTATGTTGGCAAGGGCATGGCTGGCGGCAAAATTATTTTGCGTCCACCCAGTGACAGTAGTTTTGCCTCCAACGAAACACCCATTATGGGCAACACCTGCCTCTATGGCGCCACTGGTGGTCGTCTGCATGCAGCAGGTACAGTCGGCGAGCGCTTTGCCGTGCGCAACTCAGGCGCCACAGCCGTAATCGAGGGTGCTGGTGATCACTGTTGTGAATATATGACTGGTGGCATAGTCGCCGTACTCGGAGCCGCTGGATACAACTTCGGCGCTGGTATGACCGGTGGCTTTGCCTACGTCCTCGATATGGAGCGTGAATTTGTCGATCGCTACAATATGGAGCTGGTGGATATTCAGCGTATTACGGCTGAGGCCACGGAATCTCATCGAGTGTTCCTCAAAAACATGATCCGCGAGCATGTCAGAGAGACTGGCAGTGCCTGGGGACAAGAGCTTATTAGTAATTTTTCTGATTACGCATCGAAGTTTTGGTTAGTTAAGCCAAAAGCGGCCACCCTGAATAGCCTTCTAGCTCAGGCCCATGACAACCCGCAATAG
- the aroB gene encoding 3-dehydroquinate synthase, with product MASKSTQVQVSLGDRSYPIFIGSDEIRNTDIASYIGGKKVLIVTNETIAPLYLELLKGQLMDKRVDSVILADGEQHKNLDTLNLIFDQLIGGHHDRKTTLIALGGGVVGDMTGFAAACYQRGVPFIQIPTTLLAQVDSSVGGKTAVNHAMGKNMIGAFYQPQAVIIDTDTLSTLPDREFHAGLAEVIKYGLIVDAVFFQWLENNVDLLLQRDKQALAYAVELSCVSKARIVAEDETEQGIRAILNLGHTFGHAIETFQNYKQWIHGEAVAAGMVMAAELSVISGDLPEADLSRTKALLKRCSLPVTPPADMAAEDFIRLMLRDKKVLDGQLRLVLLKHLGEACVTDQFSIDHLNQVLIKACTAS from the coding sequence ATGGCCTCAAAATCAACACAAGTTCAGGTTTCATTGGGTGATCGTTCCTACCCTATTTTTATTGGTTCCGATGAAATTCGCAATACCGATATAGCCAGCTACATTGGCGGTAAAAAAGTCCTGATTGTTACCAATGAGACGATTGCTCCCCTCTATCTTGAGTTACTCAAGGGCCAGTTGATGGACAAACGGGTCGATAGCGTTATTCTCGCCGACGGTGAACAACACAAAAATCTCGACACCCTCAACCTTATCTTTGATCAGCTAATTGGCGGCCATCATGATCGCAAGACCACGCTGATTGCTCTAGGTGGCGGTGTGGTGGGTGATATGACCGGCTTCGCCGCCGCCTGTTATCAGCGCGGTGTGCCCTTTATTCAGATTCCAACCACATTGCTGGCACAGGTTGATTCGTCTGTGGGTGGCAAGACCGCGGTCAATCATGCCATGGGCAAAAACATGATCGGCGCTTTCTATCAGCCTCAGGCGGTGATTATTGATACAGATACGTTGTCTACGCTGCCTGATCGAGAATTTCATGCTGGTCTCGCCGAAGTTATAAAGTACGGCCTGATTGTCGATGCTGTGTTTTTCCAGTGGTTGGAAAACAATGTCGACCTATTATTGCAGCGTGACAAACAGGCACTGGCTTACGCCGTAGAGCTATCATGTGTGAGCAAGGCGCGGATTGTTGCCGAAGATGAAACCGAGCAGGGCATCCGGGCTATTTTAAATTTAGGCCACACCTTTGGTCACGCCATTGAAACCTTCCAGAACTACAAGCAGTGGATTCACGGCGAAGCCGTAGCTGCGGGAATGGTTATGGCTGCAGAGTTATCGGTGATTAGTGGAGATCTGCCGGAAGCGGATTTAAGCAGAACTAAAGCGCTGTTAAAGCGCTGCTCACTGCCTGTGACGCCGCCTGCTGATATGGCAGCGGAAGATTTTATCCGGTTAATGCTTAGGGATAAGAAAGTCCTCGACGGGCAATTGCGCCTAGTTCTGCTAAAGCACCTCGGCGAAGCCTGTGTTACCGATCAGTTTTCAATTGATCACCTCAATCAGGTATTGATCAAAGCCTGCACTGCTAGTTGA